The Pocillopora verrucosa isolate sample1 chromosome 14, ASM3666991v2, whole genome shotgun sequence genome has a segment encoding these proteins:
- the LOC131781758 gene encoding cyclin-dependent kinase 4 inhibitor D-like: protein MICKNGVPVRNAPNLHEAAFSGDTREASQALDNGQSPKEFDESGSTAVHKAAANGHLEVLKLLIQHGGDIELPDMSGCMPLHVAARNGHLTCVKYLVLQGADFRLKSKKGNTAMAMAKANSQQKVAEYLSNCDREKFAWEVV, encoded by the exons ATGATCTGTAAGAACGGCGTTCCAGTGCGAAATGCACCAAACCTTCACGAGGCTG CATTCTCAGGTGACACACGAGAGGCGTCCCAAGCCCTTGATAATGGACAG agtcCAAAAGAGTTTGATGAATCTGGCTCCACAGCAGTGCATAAGGCTGCTGCAAATGGACATCTGGAAGTTCTTAAACTGCTAATTCAACATGGTGGAGATATTGAATTGCCTGACATGTCTGGTTGCATGCCACTACATGTTGCAGCAAGAAATGGCCATCTGACCTGTGTGAAGTACTTAGTTTTGCAAGGGGCAGACTTCAgattgaaatcaaagaaaggaaacacAGCAATGGCTATGGCCAAAGCCAACAGTCAGCAGAAAGTTGCAGAGTATTTGTCAAACTGTG ACAGGGAAAAGTTTGCTTGGGAGGTTGTATAA